The Methanoregula boonei 6A8 genome has a window encoding:
- a CDS encoding coiled-coil protein, with protein MLNDIMEKRKKILAESEEHKNKRNDLNANASKSARERNTLNNQTREFVEEAQKNKDLRDKYNQDVLDLKAQRNDFNDKANVLFEEIESFKKEHGSLKNRGIKELQKQIEYMEYRQQTEVFTTDKERELIEKIKQMKGQVREQEAELEQNKEMRTKITSARDFRKQASDLHAKVTELAELAQKHHDLMVESYRKADKSREAADAAHKSFVEAQESADAEHKAFIACQKELRDYDKVISGLRKKTKKVKVTKEQKAVRQEAEHLFKNFRAGEKLTTDDILLLQRSKLI; from the coding sequence ATGTTGAATGACATAATGGAAAAGAGAAAGAAGATCCTTGCCGAGTCTGAAGAGCACAAGAATAAGAGAAACGATCTCAACGCTAACGCGAGCAAATCAGCACGGGAGCGTAACACTCTCAATAATCAGACCCGGGAATTTGTAGAAGAAGCCCAGAAGAACAAGGATCTCCGGGACAAGTACAATCAGGATGTTCTTGACCTCAAGGCACAGCGCAACGACTTTAACGATAAGGCAAATGTGCTGTTCGAGGAGATCGAATCATTCAAAAAGGAGCACGGCTCGCTCAAGAACCGGGGCATCAAGGAACTCCAGAAGCAGATCGAGTACATGGAGTACCGGCAGCAGACTGAGGTCTTTACCACCGATAAGGAGCGCGAACTTATCGAGAAGATCAAGCAGATGAAAGGTCAGGTCCGGGAGCAGGAAGCAGAGCTTGAGCAGAACAAGGAGATGCGGACCAAGATCACATCTGCACGGGATTTCCGCAAACAGGCATCTGATCTCCATGCAAAGGTAACCGAACTTGCCGAACTTGCCCAGAAACACCACGACCTGATGGTGGAGTCATACCGGAAGGCCGACAAGTCACGTGAGGCTGCAGACGCTGCCCACAAGAGTTTTGTCGAGGCACAGGAATCCGCCGATGCCGAACACAAGGCGTTTATTGCCTGCCAGAAGGAACTGCGTGATTATGATAAGGTGATCTCCGGCCTGCGCAAGAAGACCAAGAAGGTCAAGGTAACCAAGGAACAGAAAGCCGTCCGCCAGGAAGCTGAGCACCTGTTCAAGAATTTCCGGGCAGGAGAAAAACTCACCACGGACGATATCCTCCTGCTCCAGCGTTCAAAACTCATCTGA
- a CDS encoding 30S ribosomal protein S17e: MGIKPSYIKTIGTALLSTQKEHFSNNFDANKQQLASSVSVDSKRVRNRIAGYITRKINTKRHP; encoded by the coding sequence ATGGGAATCAAGCCATCGTATATCAAAACTATCGGTACGGCACTCCTTTCCACCCAGAAAGAGCATTTCAGTAACAACTTCGACGCAAACAAGCAGCAGCTTGCCAGCTCGGTCTCCGTTGACAGCAAAAGGGTCAGGAATCGAATCGCCGGGTATATAACAAGAAAAATTAATACAAAAAGACACCCATAA
- the dapA gene encoding 4-hydroxy-tetrahydrodipicolinate synthase, whose product MFEGVLPAIITPFRRNSATSLDIPGLERNISYLLSCGIHGIVPCGSTGESATLSFAEHEKVVSTTIDKVNGKVPVLAGTGSNNTAEAVILTKAAKDTGANGVLVISPYYNKPNRAGLIKHYTKLADLDIPVVIYNVPGRTGQNLEPDLIAELAKHPSIVGIKEASGNIGQVSRIIEMTQDEDFTVTSGDDNLTLPIMALGGKGVISVAANVDPTRMVALYEAAKKGNWDKALALHYALSPVFRAMFVDTNPIPVKKAVELMGMAGGPVRLPLDDLDEKKTADLKKILAAIPTAKTAAAQKNPAKKTEVKRSRR is encoded by the coding sequence ATGTTTGAAGGTGTCCTTCCCGCTATTATCACTCCTTTTCGGCGCAATTCCGCGACGAGCCTGGATATCCCGGGGCTTGAGCGGAATATCAGTTACCTCCTTTCCTGTGGCATCCACGGAATTGTCCCCTGCGGCTCGACCGGTGAGTCGGCAACGCTCTCGTTTGCCGAGCATGAAAAGGTCGTAAGCACTACCATCGACAAGGTCAACGGCAAGGTGCCCGTCCTTGCGGGAACGGGCTCAAACAACACCGCAGAAGCAGTCATCCTCACCAAGGCGGCAAAGGACACCGGTGCCAATGGCGTGCTCGTTATCAGCCCATATTACAACAAGCCCAACCGGGCTGGCCTTATAAAGCATTACACGAAGCTTGCGGACCTTGATATTCCCGTGGTCATCTACAATGTTCCCGGCCGCACGGGCCAGAATCTGGAACCCGACCTGATCGCGGAACTTGCAAAACATCCCAGTATTGTCGGGATCAAGGAGGCAAGCGGCAACATCGGCCAGGTCTCCCGGATTATCGAAATGACACAGGACGAGGACTTTACGGTTACCTCCGGTGACGATAACCTTACCCTCCCGATCATGGCGCTGGGCGGAAAAGGCGTGATCTCGGTGGCCGCAAACGTGGACCCCACACGAATGGTTGCTCTCTACGAAGCGGCAAAAAAAGGTAACTGGGATAAAGCGCTTGCCCTGCATTACGCCCTCTCCCCGGTCTTCCGGGCAATGTTCGTTGATACCAACCCGATACCTGTCAAGAAAGCGGTGGAGCTGATGGGCATGGCAGGCGGCCCGGTCCGGCTCCCTCTCGATGATCTGGACGAGAAAAAGACGGCGGATCTCAAAAAGATTCTTGCCGCTATCCCGACAGCAAAAACGGCGGCCGCGCAGAAGAATCCCGCAAAGAAAACTGAGGTAAAACGCAGCCGGAGGTGA
- a CDS encoding DNA polymerase sliding clamp, which yields MLKATIDAEIFREAIEAISALVPECRLHTAEDGITTRAVDTANVAMIAFTLKKEAFDTFKATKSEIGVDISKMKNIFNMGGKGDLISLELADNAQKMAVSVHGYHYSITLLDTNTIRKDPNSPTINLPGKVVISGEDLNNAIKAAAVISDKIAMGINPKDQTFYMVAEGDTDHIQREFGKDELKSLSPVEARSLFSLDYLRDMGKVMSKATEVEVCLGIDHPVRFSFDIAGGNGHVEYLLAPRIEAD from the coding sequence ATGTTAAAAGCAACCATTGACGCAGAGATATTCCGGGAGGCCATTGAAGCGATCTCGGCACTCGTTCCCGAGTGCCGTCTGCATACCGCGGAAGATGGGATTACCACCCGGGCTGTAGACACCGCCAATGTCGCCATGATTGCGTTTACGCTGAAAAAAGAGGCGTTTGACACCTTCAAGGCAACCAAGAGCGAGATCGGTGTCGATATCTCCAAGATGAAGAACATCTTCAATATGGGCGGGAAGGGCGATCTCATCAGTCTCGAACTTGCGGACAACGCCCAGAAAATGGCGGTCAGCGTCCACGGTTACCATTACTCGATCACCCTCCTTGATACCAATACTATCAGGAAGGATCCCAATTCCCCGACAATCAATCTGCCGGGGAAAGTTGTAATCTCCGGTGAAGACCTTAATAATGCAATCAAGGCTGCTGCAGTCATCTCCGACAAGATTGCCATGGGTATCAATCCCAAGGACCAGACATTCTACATGGTTGCCGAAGGCGATACCGATCACATCCAGCGCGAGTTTGGCAAAGACGAACTCAAGTCGCTCTCCCCGGTTGAGGCGCGTTCCCTCTTCTCCCTTGACTACCTCAGGGACATGGGCAAGGTAATGTCAAAGGCGACGGAAGTTGAGGTCTGCCTGGGCATTGACCACCCGGTTCGGTTCTCCTTTGATATCGCGGGCGGCAACGGGCACGTGGAGTACCTGCTTGCACCTCGTATTGAGGCTGACTGA
- the ftsZ gene encoding cell division protein FtsZ has product MQSIINDALKNSELEMEVKKSGSNAPDEDFLGQPRIVIIGCGGGGNNTVNRIHHMGVSGAETIAINTDKQHLDMIQADKRVLIGKSLTRGLGAGGYPDVGKRAAEMARPTLEALLESADLVFITAGMGGGTGTGSAPVVAQVAKEQGAIVVGMVSYPFQVEKARLIRAEEGLEALAASADSVIVLDNNRLKNFVPNLPLGQAFSVMDQLIGETVKGISETITEPSLINIDYADVRAIMSKGGVASMLVGESKQQNKAESVVRECLSNPMLDIDYRGATGSLIHITGGTDLTLQDAEEVATSLTYELDPHADVIWGARVRPDMEGKIRVLAIMTGVKSAQILGTRQSYKTMVQEIDAKRSSPKQVEMPQARKVAPRDQTSGGGVLEWVG; this is encoded by the coding sequence ATGCAGAGCATAATCAACGATGCACTCAAAAATTCCGAACTTGAAATGGAAGTAAAAAAGTCCGGATCCAATGCACCGGATGAAGATTTCCTCGGGCAGCCGAGAATTGTTATTATCGGCTGCGGAGGCGGTGGCAATAACACCGTCAACCGTATTCACCACATGGGTGTCTCGGGCGCGGAAACCATTGCGATCAACACGGATAAGCAGCACCTGGATATGATCCAGGCTGACAAGCGTGTCCTTATCGGGAAGTCCCTGACCCGTGGTCTTGGTGCCGGTGGTTACCCCGATGTCGGTAAGCGCGCAGCCGAGATGGCCCGCCCGACACTCGAGGCACTGCTTGAATCGGCGGATCTCGTGTTCATTACCGCTGGTATGGGAGGCGGTACCGGTACCGGTTCAGCCCCGGTTGTTGCTCAGGTAGCAAAGGAACAGGGCGCAATCGTGGTCGGGATGGTCAGCTACCCGTTCCAGGTTGAGAAGGCCCGGTTGATCCGTGCAGAAGAAGGACTTGAGGCACTTGCCGCATCAGCAGACTCAGTCATTGTTCTCGATAACAACCGGCTCAAGAACTTTGTCCCGAATCTCCCGCTGGGCCAGGCATTCTCCGTCATGGACCAGCTTATCGGTGAGACCGTTAAGGGTATTTCCGAGACCATCACCGAGCCCTCCCTCATCAACATCGATTACGCTGATGTCCGGGCCATCATGTCCAAGGGCGGTGTTGCCTCAATGCTTGTTGGAGAGAGCAAGCAGCAGAACAAGGCAGAGAGCGTTGTCCGCGAGTGCCTGAGCAACCCGATGCTCGATATCGACTACCGCGGTGCAACCGGCAGCCTGATCCATATTACCGGTGGAACAGACCTTACCCTGCAGGATGCAGAAGAGGTCGCAACCTCGCTCACGTACGAACTTGACCCGCACGCAGATGTCATCTGGGGTGCCCGTGTCCGTCCGGACATGGAAGGCAAGATCCGTGTCCTTGCGATCATGACCGGTGTCAAGAGCGCACAGATCCTCGGGACCCGCCAGTCTTACAAGACCATGGTCCAGGAGATCGATGCAAAGAGATCCAGCCCCAAGCAGGTCGAGATGCCCCAGGCAAGAAAGGTAGCCCCCCGGGACCAGACCAGCGGCGGCGGCGTCCTTGAATGGGTTGGATGA
- the moaA gene encoding GTP 3',8-cyclase MoaA, which translates to MSATETLRDSYGRPVTNLRISLTSRCNLSCIYCHAEGEKNPATEMSTDEIIAIMNVAAKFGIRSIKFTGGEPLIRPDILDIIRAVPVGIESSVTTNGILLADMAYDLKTAGLRRVNVSLDSLNPETYKRITGCDCLNNVLAGIDAALRAGLTPVKLNMVILSGINDNEIDDFLDYVRDNRNLVLQLIELMHFKDCDYHGDLKGVEAMLASRSSGILTRRMHHRKKYCLDGAEVEVVRPLHNTEFCAYCNRLRVTSDGKLKPCLLRTDNHLSIRGTKGAELESLFRKAVEQREPFFK; encoded by the coding sequence ATGTCTGCAACAGAAACGCTCAGGGATTCCTATGGCCGCCCGGTCACCAACCTCCGTATCAGCCTTACCTCCAGGTGCAATCTTTCCTGTATCTACTGCCATGCCGAGGGTGAGAAGAACCCGGCCACAGAGATGAGTACTGACGAGATCATCGCGATCATGAATGTTGCGGCAAAATTCGGGATCCGGAGCATCAAGTTCACCGGCGGTGAACCCCTTATCCGTCCGGACATTCTCGATATTATCAGGGCCGTTCCTGTGGGGATTGAATCATCTGTTACAACAAACGGGATCCTTCTTGCGGATATGGCCTATGATCTGAAAACAGCCGGCCTTCGCCGTGTCAATGTCAGCCTGGACAGCCTGAACCCGGAGACCTATAAAAGGATTACCGGCTGCGATTGCTTAAACAACGTGCTTGCCGGGATAGATGCCGCCCTTCGGGCCGGACTTACTCCGGTCAAACTTAACATGGTGATCCTTTCCGGGATAAACGATAACGAGATTGATGATTTTCTGGATTACGTGCGGGACAACCGAAATCTCGTCCTCCAGCTTATCGAGCTGATGCATTTCAAGGATTGTGATTACCACGGTGACCTGAAGGGAGTCGAGGCAATGCTCGCCTCGCGGTCAAGTGGGATCCTCACACGCCGGATGCATCACCGGAAAAAGTACTGTCTTGATGGTGCAGAAGTAGAAGTGGTGCGCCCGCTTCACAATACTGAATTCTGCGCTTACTGTAACCGCCTTCGTGTTACCTCGGATGGCAAACTCAAACCCTGCCTCCTGCGGACGGATAACCATCTCTCTATCCGGGGAACGAAAGGGGCCGAGCTGGAATCACTCTTCCGCAAGGCTGTCGAACAAAGGGAACCTTTCTTCAAATAA
- the dapB gene encoding 4-hydroxy-tetrahydrodipicolinate reductase has protein sequence MAKVVICGASGRMGQTLGRMVAESQDLELAGGIDLHPGSFFGAEIVAAKEIEALLASKKPDVLIDFTVAHAAVENVKSAARNNVALIVGTTGFTPEQREVMATAINGHVPAVISSNYSVGVNIFWQLVREAGRLLKDYDIEVIEAHHRNKKDAPSGTAKTILQILDEEAGERRKLYGREGMMERQNEIGVHVIRGGDIVGDHTVMFSKNFETIELSHRAYDRSVFASGALRAARWVVGKKPGIYGMNDVLGLEKT, from the coding sequence ATGGCAAAGGTTGTTATCTGCGGCGCCTCCGGTCGTATGGGCCAGACTTTGGGAAGGATGGTAGCAGAATCGCAGGATCTCGAACTCGCCGGCGGGATCGATCTGCACCCGGGATCCTTCTTTGGTGCCGAGATCGTGGCAGCAAAAGAGATCGAGGCGCTCCTTGCAAGCAAAAAACCCGATGTACTGATTGATTTCACGGTCGCACACGCTGCAGTGGAAAACGTAAAGAGTGCGGCAAGGAATAACGTTGCCCTGATCGTGGGAACCACCGGATTTACACCGGAGCAGCGTGAGGTTATGGCAACTGCGATCAATGGACACGTTCCGGCCGTTATCTCGAGCAACTACTCAGTTGGCGTCAACATCTTCTGGCAGCTGGTACGGGAAGCCGGAAGGCTGCTTAAGGATTACGATATCGAGGTTATCGAGGCCCATCACCGGAACAAGAAGGATGCTCCGAGCGGGACGGCTAAAACCATCCTCCAGATCCTTGATGAAGAGGCAGGGGAACGCAGGAAACTTTACGGTCGCGAGGGCATGATGGAACGGCAAAACGAGATCGGTGTCCATGTTATCCGTGGCGGGGATATTGTGGGCGATCACACGGTCATGTTCTCAAAGAACTTCGAGACGATCGAACTCTCCCACCGGGCATATGACCGCTCGGTCTTTGCAAGCGGGGCACTTCGTGCTGCACGCTGGGTTGTCGGGAAAAAACCGGGCATCTATGGTATGAACGACGTTCTTGGCCTGGAGAAAACCTGA
- the asd gene encoding aspartate-semialdehyde dehydrogenase, with translation MINVGVLGATGAVGQRFVELLSDHPWFNLTTLAASERSAGKPYGKVVNWRLETPFPEKIAKLKVTAITPSAMKDVDLVFSALPAEIAQDVENTFADAGIAVCSNASSHRMEPNVPLVVPEVNPEHLGLIDVQRDAGRDGFIVTNPNCSTIMLVSALAPLRKFKFSDIRVATMQAISGAGFAGVAAMSIYDNIIPYIGKEEEKMETETLKIMGTLKGKKVVNAPFQVSASCHRVPVIDGHTMAVWVDIKEPVETVKKAYADYKPPIKGLPTQPAESVHLCAEEDRPQPRLDRMRGHGMTVSVGRVREGLRFVAMGHNTIRGAAGASVLNAELISKKKYL, from the coding sequence ATGATCAATGTTGGAGTGCTCGGAGCAACGGGCGCGGTTGGTCAGAGATTTGTCGAACTTTTATCGGATCACCCCTGGTTCAATCTGACAACCCTCGCAGCCTCGGAACGCAGTGCGGGAAAACCCTACGGAAAAGTAGTCAACTGGCGCCTTGAGACGCCCTTCCCGGAGAAGATTGCAAAACTTAAGGTCACTGCCATTACCCCTTCTGCAATGAAGGATGTGGATCTCGTATTCTCCGCGCTTCCTGCAGAAATTGCACAGGATGTGGAGAATACATTTGCCGATGCAGGTATTGCAGTCTGCAGCAACGCGAGCTCGCACCGCATGGAACCGAACGTCCCACTCGTAGTGCCTGAGGTCAACCCGGAACATCTGGGACTGATCGATGTCCAGCGCGATGCGGGACGGGACGGATTTATCGTGACCAACCCGAACTGCTCCACGATCATGCTGGTTTCTGCCCTGGCACCTTTAAGAAAATTCAAGTTTTCGGATATTCGTGTCGCAACGATGCAGGCGATCTCGGGAGCCGGTTTTGCCGGTGTGGCCGCGATGTCCATCTACGACAATATCATTCCCTACATAGGAAAAGAAGAGGAGAAGATGGAGACCGAAACCCTCAAGATCATGGGGACACTCAAAGGAAAAAAAGTGGTCAATGCCCCGTTCCAGGTGAGCGCAAGCTGCCACCGGGTGCCGGTCATTGATGGCCACACGATGGCAGTCTGGGTGGATATCAAAGAGCCGGTCGAGACGGTAAAGAAGGCGTATGCGGACTACAAACCCCCGATCAAGGGACTGCCCACCCAGCCCGCAGAGTCCGTGCACCTGTGTGCCGAAGAGGACCGGCCCCAGCCCCGGCTCGACCGGATGCGGGGGCATGGCATGACCGTATCGGTCGGGCGTGTGCGCGAAGGCCTCAGGTTCGTGGCCATGGGACACAACACCATCCGCGGTGCAGCGGGTGCAAGTGTGCTGAATGCAGAGCTGATCTCAAAGAAGAAGTACCTGTGA
- the priL gene encoding DNA primase regulatory subunit PriL, protein MEYVPSGKELSHFPFLKKAQDPIRSRFASLGTILSTPKGEELVSFAVARIRDALSQKKTRAPEVRDSPEDEIAAYALARIVVSCVNDKQLIDRLTRYEAERAYYFLVNEEEWNSRYTQGEGEYSRLWEAIVDELGIRIENNRMPVPDYVELVAPLHEDRYRLINRRVEQGFVTINRDERYDLLRERVRVLLRRDLPHRVPKEVCELLAPKAAEIKKVYQEQMLRQFGKVEESAFPPCMQALISALAAGTNLTHAGRFSLTAFLHNIGMDLTGIAELYARSPDFDIEKTMYQVEHITGRGGTGTEYTTPACAAMQTTGLCVHRDAICEKISHPLSYYKVKKSRPLKPAPQNRETKNAGDPENT, encoded by the coding sequence ATGGAATATGTGCCCTCAGGCAAGGAACTATCCCATTTTCCGTTTTTGAAAAAAGCCCAGGATCCTATCCGGTCCCGGTTTGCTTCGCTTGGAACAATACTTTCTACTCCCAAAGGAGAGGAGCTCGTCTCATTTGCGGTCGCCCGGATCCGGGACGCACTTTCCCAGAAAAAAACCCGGGCCCCGGAGGTGCGCGATTCTCCTGAGGACGAGATCGCCGCATATGCGCTGGCCCGCATTGTCGTTTCCTGTGTGAATGACAAACAGCTTATAGACCGGCTCACCCGGTATGAGGCAGAGAGGGCGTATTATTTCCTCGTTAACGAAGAAGAGTGGAACAGCCGGTACACTCAGGGCGAGGGAGAGTATTCCCGCCTCTGGGAAGCAATCGTAGATGAACTGGGCATCAGAATAGAGAACAACCGGATGCCGGTACCCGATTACGTGGAACTTGTGGCTCCCCTGCACGAGGACCGTTACCGGTTGATTAACCGGCGCGTGGAGCAGGGATTTGTCACGATCAACAGGGACGAACGCTATGATCTGCTGCGGGAGCGGGTCCGTGTACTCCTGCGCCGCGATCTCCCCCACCGGGTGCCAAAGGAGGTTTGCGAGCTGCTTGCTCCAAAAGCTGCGGAGATCAAGAAAGTATACCAGGAGCAGATGCTCCGGCAGTTTGGCAAAGTGGAAGAAAGTGCCTTTCCCCCGTGCATGCAGGCATTAATTTCTGCTCTTGCAGCGGGCACTAACCTCACGCATGCAGGCCGGTTCTCGCTTACTGCATTCCTCCATAACATAGGTATGGACCTCACCGGGATTGCAGAACTGTACGCACGCTCCCCGGACTTCGATATTGAGAAGACCATGTACCAGGTTGAGCATATCACCGGTCGCGGGGGAACAGGGACTGAGTATACGACCCCGGCCTGCGCAGCTATGCAGACCACAGGCCTCTGCGTGCACCGGGATGCAATCTGCGAGAAGATCAGCCATCCCCTGAGTTATTACAAAGTAAAAAAGTCCCGACCTCTCAAACCTGCCCCTCAGAACAGAGAGACTAAAAATGCCGGTGACCCGGAGAACACATAA
- the albA gene encoding DNA-binding protein Alba — protein sequence MQPMKENTVFVGNKPVMNYVLAVVTQFNNGAGEVSIKARGKAISRAVDTAEIALNRFLDGISKKEIITSTEVIDTDTGKTNVSSIEIILSAKK from the coding sequence ATGCAGCCGATGAAAGAAAATACCGTGTTTGTGGGAAACAAACCCGTGATGAACTATGTGCTTGCGGTCGTCACCCAGTTTAACAACGGGGCCGGTGAAGTCTCCATCAAGGCCAGGGGCAAGGCAATCTCACGGGCAGTCGATACCGCAGAGATTGCCCTGAACCGGTTCCTCGATGGAATCAGCAAAAAGGAGATTATTACCTCCACTGAGGTGATCGACACCGATACCGGCAAGACCAATGTCTCGAGCATCGAGATTATCCTTTCTGCAAAAAAATAA
- a CDS encoding 4Fe-4S binding protein, translated as MVAVIDMTKCTGCETCVSECPASAISMENEKAKVDKDMCVDCQTCVDACPSEAIQME; from the coding sequence TTGGTTGCAGTAATTGACATGACCAAGTGTACCGGATGCGAAACCTGCGTAAGCGAATGCCCGGCTTCCGCCATATCCATGGAGAATGAAAAGGCAAAAGTAGACAAGGATATGTGCGTGGACTGCCAGACCTGCGTTGATGCCTGCCCGTCCGAAGCCATCCAGATGGAATAA
- a CDS encoding thiamine-phosphate synthase family protein produces MTSPDRQRDEVLAELSKATASLGGTMASVLAVKGITNIGYAIRGARDSAGVAAVTGGFEVQGDTVRAAGACTFDADAALAAIILTASKFDPVMRSAATIRFTDEAGQILEGMFLECCTVDRRGKPPGIGTMDWGIASCCKEGVPEAIIDRGNPDHLPRIHLFGEKPGDVAANIIMLSNRIIPIEL; encoded by the coding sequence ATGACCAGTCCGGATCGACAGAGAGATGAGGTCCTTGCAGAGCTTTCCAAAGCCACTGCATCTCTAGGGGGTACGATGGCTTCGGTGCTGGCAGTTAAAGGGATAACCAACATCGGGTATGCGATCCGGGGGGCCCGGGACAGTGCCGGTGTTGCCGCAGTGACAGGAGGATTTGAGGTTCAGGGCGATACGGTCAGGGCAGCGGGAGCATGCACATTTGATGCTGATGCTGCTCTTGCAGCAATTATCCTTACTGCCTCAAAATTTGATCCGGTGATGCGCTCGGCCGCTACGATCCGATTCACTGACGAGGCAGGCCAGATCCTTGAAGGCATGTTCCTTGAATGCTGCACCGTTGACCGGCGCGGGAAACCCCCGGGAATCGGTACCATGGACTGGGGAATCGCATCCTGCTGCAAAGAGGGGGTGCCGGAAGCAATTATCGACCGCGGGAATCCTGACCATCTCCCCCGGATTCACCTGTTCGGCGAAAAACCCGGAGATGTTGCAGCCAATATTATTATGTTGTCGAACCGCATTATACCTATAGAACTTTGA
- a CDS encoding RlmE family RNA methyltransferase has translation MGSQWSRDKVYLRAKHEGFRSRASYKLIEIQEKFAVIRRDDNIIDLGAAPGSWLQVLRTLTDGRVLGIDLNPIADIEGIETLEGDLTDPVVQKQAKEMLGTVCIVVCDAAPKLSGHKSYDQARAIALGEEALLFACNVLKPGGNFVIKSFQGADFPELLAAIQGQFYAVKTYSTKATRKGSTEIYIIAKNFKG, from the coding sequence ATGGGTTCTCAATGGTCACGGGATAAGGTCTATCTCCGGGCAAAGCACGAAGGATTCCGGTCCCGGGCGTCGTACAAGCTTATCGAGATTCAGGAAAAATTTGCGGTCATCCGCAGAGACGACAATATTATCGATCTCGGTGCTGCCCCGGGGAGCTGGCTCCAGGTGCTGCGTACGCTCACTGATGGCCGTGTCCTGGGAATCGACCTTAATCCGATTGCAGACATTGAAGGCATCGAGACCCTTGAAGGCGATCTCACCGATCCTGTTGTCCAGAAGCAGGCTAAGGAGATGCTTGGCACGGTGTGTATTGTTGTCTGCGATGCAGCCCCAAAACTCTCTGGTCACAAGAGCTACGATCAGGCACGGGCGATCGCTCTTGGTGAAGAAGCGCTTCTCTTTGCCTGCAATGTCTTAAAACCTGGCGGGAATTTTGTGATTAAGTCTTTCCAGGGGGCCGACTTCCCCGAACTGCTCGCAGCCATCCAGGGGCAGTTCTATGCCGTAAAGACCTATTCCACCAAGGCGACCCGTAAGGGAAGTACGGAAATATATATTATCGCAAAAAACTTCAAAGGCTAA
- a CDS encoding DUF373 family protein has protein sequence MTKERTLVLSVDRDDDIGWKAKIESPVVGRQECLKAADGLALADPEDSDVNAIFSAVKIYDELIAKGEDAVVAVIAGNHLHMIEGDRKIAATLDDVIKATQPTSCILVSDGAEDEFVVPIIQSRIPVASIRRVIVNQMPNLEGTYYILKKLLDDPKVSRVVFVPLGLAMLLYASAYILGYPGTATIIVVGVIGMYLLYKGFGLDEVIHGVINALRASMSRGKFSFVTYSTTIVLVVIGFTIGFFTVLNYYAADNSLGVLLYVMSFIYGAILWLIVAGLVTSLGVITDVYINERENLVKVVVFPFFVTAIGLILYGASTYILAVSSVSGFPIGPSSAGIYIVYSTLFGLACAIAGVVVQYVLAKRAAEAQKEAIIETI, from the coding sequence ATGACAAAAGAGCGGACGCTCGTCCTGAGCGTGGATCGGGACGATGATATCGGGTGGAAAGCCAAGATTGAAAGCCCGGTTGTTGGCAGGCAGGAATGCCTTAAAGCGGCAGACGGGCTTGCGCTTGCCGATCCCGAGGACTCTGATGTCAATGCGATCTTTTCTGCGGTAAAAATTTATGATGAACTGATCGCAAAAGGGGAAGATGCAGTAGTGGCGGTGATTGCCGGCAATCACCTCCATATGATCGAGGGTGACCGGAAGATCGCAGCAACCCTCGATGATGTGATAAAAGCAACGCAGCCGACCTCCTGCATTCTTGTTTCCGACGGGGCCGAAGATGAATTCGTCGTTCCCATTATCCAGTCCCGGATCCCGGTGGCAAGTATCCGGCGCGTGATTGTCAACCAGATGCCCAACCTTGAGGGGACCTATTATATCCTCAAAAAGCTTCTGGACGATCCCAAGGTATCCCGGGTGGTATTTGTCCCCCTCGGGCTTGCCATGTTGCTGTACGCAAGTGCGTACATCCTTGGGTACCCCGGGACTGCAACCATCATTGTCGTTGGCGTCATCGGGATGTACCTGCTGTACAAAGGATTTGGCCTGGATGAAGTGATCCACGGGGTGATCAATGCACTTCGGGCATCGATGTCCCGGGGTAAATTCTCCTTTGTCACGTATTCCACTACCATCGTGCTGGTGGTTATCGGGTTTACCATCGGTTTTTTCACGGTACTGAACTATTATGCAGCGGACAACAGCCTCGGAGTCCTCCTGTATGTCATGAGTTTTATATATGGCGCTATCCTCTGGCTGATCGTTGCCGGCCTTGTCACCTCGCTTGGAGTTATCACCGATGTGTACATCAATGAGCGGGAGAACCTGGTCAAAGTCGTTGTTTTCCCGTTCTTTGTAACGGCAATCGGGTTGATCCTGTACGGGGCAAGTACCTATATCCTTGCGGTCAGCAGTGTTTCCGGTTTCCCCATTGGCCCGTCATCCGCCGGGATATATATTGTGTACTCTACCCTCTTCGGGCTCGCGTGCGCGATCGCCGGCGTTGTTGTTCAGTATGTCCTTGCAAAAAGGGCGGCTGAAGCGCAGAAGGAAGCTATTATCGAAACAATCTGA